A stretch of DNA from Arachis hypogaea cultivar Tifrunner chromosome 19, arahy.Tifrunner.gnm2.J5K5, whole genome shotgun sequence:
TTTTGTATTTATTCTCCTTTGCTTCGACGGATTTATATACGGGAGAACGAAGATGATATGttggatgaagatgatgatgatgatacagGTGGTCTTAATGTTACAAATTCCTGCAAAGTACTGATCGTCGGAACTAATCTGAAGTCATTTGCATATCACGGCGATTGTATGAATGAATATTTCTTAGTTCATTCAACCTTGGTGATTGATGCATCTATTCAGGTTCAAGTACCTCCTGAATGTTATTGGGACAGAGACAACACCTGGGAAATAGATTCAGGCAATTTCACGTTCAGACTTCTCAAAATGCTCCCAAATGTGGAGAAGCTTTCTATGTCTGAGACTTCTATTATGGTTTGATCTTCAATCAAAATATTTATCAATCTTGATTCatgtttcaattaattttttggcCTTTCTGAATACTTTTGGATTTGACTGCATATGCCAGGCACTCAGCAGAACAACATCTTTACTCGGGCAACTACCTTTATTTTGTAATTTGGCTGAACTAGTTCTTGACCCACTGTCGTCCATAGAGTTGTCCTATGCTGCATTACTGACCCTACTGCGAAACTCGCCTTGTCTTCAAGTTATTGAATTTCAGGTAGTAACTTCATTTAAAGCAGAAAGTTTATTGCTATTTACGAATtggaaaatttttcatttttgtatgtGTTTTCAACGATGTAGGGAGGGTTGTCTCTGGCCAAAGGTGATGCAAATTGTGTATTTGATCCCTTGCCTGTGTGTTTTAGTACAACCCTGAAGATGATTGAGATCAATGGCATTACTGGGAAAAAAGATGAGTTATTTGCAATAAAAATTTTGTTGCAAGCAGCATCAGTGTTGGATAAACTTCGgatttcttgttattggttttcgTTTGATTTGGATGACAGACGTATAGGATTAAAGAGAACAAAGGAATTGTGCAAGCAGATCTTGAAGTATCCTAAGAGGTCAATGGATTGCGAGATAGAATTCGAATATAGTTGAGGGCTATTAAGCTTTATGACTTATGTTTTGATACGGCTGTAGAATTTAAAGACTAGCAACTTAGCAAGGATTACAAATTACGTATGTACTTTCTAGGTTTCTTAAAATTTGCTCATTGACGTCACAAACCCATTAGTTTtttataatctattttttttttttttgcctattgtATTCCATTAAATATCAGTTATCCAGAGGTAGGCTTGACAAGAGTTAAGGGTGGAAAAAGTGCTCATTTTATGTTAGTTTTTTTCGCTGGGTCATGAATATTTTAGATGGAATAGATTCTTTCAAGTTGATATTTCAGATTTTCTGGTAACAATCCTGTTAGATAACTAACTaggtataaaattttaaattttttaaaatagaattttaagCTTGTAAgcgttttttaaaattaaaatttcgaatttttaaaaataagattttaaacttGTAACCACTTCAACTGTTAGTCCAAGTCCATTATACAAACTTACTATGTATCCAAGTTGGCTGGTATCTTAGTTAGTTCTCTTAGACTTTCTTTTGGATTCTGAGGCGCCAAAAGAAGAGAAAGCGGCTGCATTCGGAATGCCTCGGCTACTTTTCCGGTTAGCACTCTCGTCTTCTTCAATTGCATGCGTTTGttgtttcttattttgtttttcaaaagctTTCGCATACAAAATCATGCTCTGTAACCCTCTTGCAGAGGGGAGTGGATACtctccagtgaaaaaaaaaatctggacagTATCTAGTGTTTAATCTAACTCTTTATTGTTTTCTCTCTCCTATTTAATTTTGGtcccacttatagaattaaagATGAAATATCACACTTTATTCTTTGGAGAGGATCCATTCAAGTGTTTTTTTccactggagaggatccattcAAGGAGTGCATGATTGTGTTAGGGTCTTAACATGAACTCACTGAATTAGAAAAACGGCAAATAGGTTAATAACATTTGTTTAGTTTGCTAGGGAAAGCTCTCTGGAGCCGGGGCCTTTTGAAGAAGCGCAAAAAGCATCGCAAGGGAGAGAGAAAAGTTGAGAGCAGCTTCAGTATATGTGATCTACCTGATGTGATTCTCCAGCTTATCATATCCTCCCTTCCCACAAAAGAAGCAATTCAAACGAGTATACTTTCCAAAAGATGGAAGCATCTATGGAGGGATATCTCCAAGATTGAGTTGAAAGAGGGAAAACCCGAGGAAAGGCAGCAATTCATGCACTTTGTGGCCAGATTGCTTGTAGCTTGTAATTGCTCCACTCTTGAGAAGTTCTCTCTGACATGTAATGTTGATAAGGATGCTTCTCGGGTTAATGAGTGGCTATGTGGTTTCATCAACCCTAAGATTCAAGAACTATGTCTTCGTCTTTATGGGATTGAGGAACCATTGGTCTTCCCTGACCAACTGTTTACCTGTGCTACATTGACAAACTTTGAATTGG
This window harbors:
- the LOC112779182 gene encoding F-box/LRR-repeat protein At3g26922-like, which codes for MPRLLFRLLGKALWSRGLLKKRKKHRKGERKVESSFSICDLPDVILQLIISSLPTKEAIQTSILSKRWKHLWRDISKIELKEGKPEERQQFMHFVARLLVACNCSTLEKFSLTCNVDKDASRVNEWLCGFINPKIQELCLRLYGIEEPLVFPDQLFTCATLTNFELDMQHVFNLPSSVHFQCLRTLTLSNIIFPDSSSAQQLFCGCPALEDLSLINCNLKNVQAVCICSPLLRRIYIQENKDDMLYDIGLLSDTIRCKVLIVGTNLKSFTYHGDGMNIFSFLIQP
- the LOC112776554 gene encoding F-box/LRR-repeat protein At4g14103, which produces MDLEKKRKKMLCKGRGKGEGKVEVESSFSICDLPDAILQLIISSLPTKEAIRTSILSKRWEHLWRDISKIELEEGELEERRQFMHFVTRLLVTCNCSSVKKFSLSCIVGEDANLVNEWLSGFINPKIEELSLQFEEIPEPLVFPDQLFTCATLTEFKLDMQHVLKLPSSVHFRCLRTLTLSNIIFSDTYSTQRLFSGCPALEDLSLIDCNLKNVEVFCIYSPLLRRIYIRENEDDMLDEDDDDDTGGLNVTNSCKVLIVGTNLKSFAYHGDCMNEYFLVHSTLVIDASIQVQVPPECYWDRDNTWEIDSGNFTFRLLKMLPNVEKLSMSETSIMALSRTTSLLGQLPLFCNLAELVLDPLSSIELSYAALLTLLRNSPCLQVIEFQGGLSLAKGDANCVFDPLPVCFSTTLKMIEINGITGKKDELFAIKILLQAASVLDKLRISCYWFSFDLDDRRIGLKRTKELCKQILKYPKRSMDCEIEFEYS